The Croceicoccus marinus genome contains a region encoding:
- a CDS encoding efflux transporter outer membrane subunit: MRPGHHRRWIAAVFSAGLAGCATVGPDYERPPIEATATDWIDRESVPVAEAEFIAWWRNLGDPVLTRLVEASLQDNLTIRQALLRVEEARARRAQIRASALPSVGADASVTALQQSLNANPGFAQIPGFQRELEIYDVGGSLAWQIDLWGQTRRALEAGDARIEGAIAAANGARLAVAIETASTYLALIGYQSERGALLASIAAQRELLALSNIQLREGEISRADLLLVESELARIEAELPRLDVEIRAAALALGPLIGGLPEREIALATEDRNEVALLDVPVGLRADLLRRRPDIARAERELAAETAEIGVARAELFPQLRLNAAGGFSSIALDTLFDGDSTSYSIVPFLSWRVFEGGRIRAEIDLAQLEARRAALAYEQSILTALEETETAIARYDLGREALALSERAATLSAENYRLARIQFQYGAIDQLRLQEAERGLRNAERGRAIAYRQASLAMAGLYAALGGGWQAAPSGDPS; encoded by the coding sequence ATGCGACCAGGCCACCATCGCCGATGGATAGCCGCCGTTTTTTCGGCGGGTCTGGCAGGCTGCGCCACGGTCGGTCCTGATTACGAGCGGCCTCCTATCGAGGCGACAGCGACCGACTGGATCGATCGGGAAAGCGTACCGGTCGCCGAAGCGGAATTCATCGCCTGGTGGCGCAATCTGGGCGATCCGGTGCTCACTCGGCTGGTCGAAGCTTCGCTGCAGGACAATCTGACGATCCGACAGGCACTCCTTCGGGTCGAGGAAGCGCGGGCGCGACGCGCGCAAATCAGGGCTTCCGCGCTTCCATCGGTCGGAGCCGATGCCTCCGTCACCGCGCTGCAGCAAAGCCTCAACGCCAATCCGGGTTTTGCACAGATCCCCGGCTTTCAGCGAGAACTTGAAATCTACGATGTCGGGGGGTCGCTCGCCTGGCAGATCGACCTATGGGGCCAAACGCGCCGCGCTCTGGAAGCGGGCGATGCGCGCATCGAAGGCGCGATTGCAGCCGCCAACGGTGCACGGCTCGCCGTGGCCATCGAGACGGCTTCGACCTATCTTGCCCTGATCGGATACCAATCCGAGCGCGGCGCGCTTCTCGCCAGCATCGCGGCGCAGCGCGAACTGCTGGCGCTCTCGAATATTCAGCTTCGCGAGGGCGAAATATCGCGTGCCGACCTGCTGCTCGTTGAAAGCGAGCTCGCCCGCATCGAAGCCGAGCTTCCGCGCCTCGATGTCGAGATAAGGGCTGCTGCCCTGGCTCTCGGGCCGCTGATCGGCGGGTTGCCGGAACGAGAGATCGCGCTCGCGACCGAGGATCGGAACGAGGTCGCGCTGCTCGACGTGCCTGTCGGCCTGCGCGCCGATCTGCTCCGAAGGCGCCCCGATATCGCGCGCGCTGAACGCGAACTGGCGGCCGAGACCGCCGAGATTGGCGTCGCGAGGGCCGAGCTTTTCCCGCAGCTGCGCCTCAACGCGGCAGGGGGCTTCTCATCGATCGCGCTAGATACGCTCTTCGATGGCGACAGCACCAGCTATTCCATCGTGCCGTTTTTGTCGTGGCGCGTCTTCGAAGGCGGTCGAATCCGCGCGGAAATCGATCTCGCTCAGTTGGAAGCGCGCCGGGCTGCGCTTGCTTACGAGCAAAGCATTCTAACCGCGCTCGAGGAAACCGAGACGGCCATCGCCCGCTACGACCTGGGACGTGAGGCACTTGCACTGAGCGAGCGCGCCGCGACCCTTTCGGCAGAAAATTACCGCCTCGCCCGCATCCAGTTCCAGTACGGCGCGATCGACCAGCTTCGCTTGCAAGAGGCTGAGCGGGGTCTGCGGAATGCGGAACGCGGCCGAGCGATTGCCTATCGCCAGGCGAGTCTTGCCATGGCGGGGCTGTACGCCGCACTCGGCGGCGGCTGGCAGGCCGCACCATCGGGAGACC